The Saprospiraceae bacterium genome includes the window TGACAAACTCAATTTATGAACCATTAAGAGAAAGAGTACGGGGGTTGATGGCTAGTAGAGATATGGCTTTCAGAGATGCTTTACATGAAAAATTGAAAAATTATATTACTCATCTCACAGCAGAAGAGTTTGACAAATTTTTGGGAGAAAAAAGTATGGATTTAGAAAATCGTATTCTAAACAACATTGATGTATTCAAAAGATTAAAGAACAGATAATGGATACATGTATTTATTTTGATCTCGAACACGCAATTCGTACACACGATTTTATTATTGAAAATTCAGGAGGTAACCCTGGAATTATAGAGCTTGGAAAAGTTGAAAGTGTTTTAGAACATATACAAAATGACTTGTATTATCCCGAGTTTGAAGATAAATTAACTCATCTTGTTTTTTCTGTTAATAAATTCCACGCATTTAATGATGGAAATAAAAGAACTTCAATTGCCCTTGGTGCATATTTATTGGAAATCAATGGCATTGAATACTGTATTGATAAATTTATTATTGAAATGGAGAATATATCAGTATATGTTGCGGATAATAAAATTGATAAAGAATTACTACGAGAAATAATTGGCTCCATATTAATCGAAGAAGACTTCAATGAAGAATTAAAATTAAAGATTATAGATGCTTTAAGCGAATGAAAAACGTTGGGTAACAATGGCTATGACGTCAAGCCTCCTATCGTCGGCCTGCGCATAGCCGTGACGTTGGCGGTCATTAAAATATATAAAAAAAAGAGCATCAACTTGCCCACAATGAAATCTTAGGTCTGGGAATCTCGTTTTTTTCGGAGCCTTTTGGGTTTCAGGCAAAGAGGGGGAACTCGCACGGGGAACGCGCGAAGCGCCCGTACAAAGAGCAGGAACCTTAGCTACCAACACATTGACCGATCCCTACCGACACGTTGACCGATCTCCCCAAGCAGATCTTATGTTCGTGTGGAGACTTTGACAGACAGGAATGGTTAACCAAGACATTTGGGAATTCATATAATATGCCATAACTTGCTAATAGAATCGATAGAACCGGTTGTCGAGAGATCAGAAAAATTCATTAAGGAGATTCTAATTTGAAGAAAAATTGAAAAAGGAACGCCCGCCAACATGGCATACATCGGTCATGCTCCCTAACGGTCGCACGCCGTGTATGCTGGACGTTGGCGGGCATTAAAATATATAAAAAAAGAGCATCAACTTGCCCACAATGAAATCTTAGGTCTGGGAATCTCGTTTTTTTCGGAGCCTTTTGGGTTTCAGGCAAAGATGAGTAACTCGCTCGGGGAACGCGCGAAGCGCCCGTACAAAGAGCAGGAACTTCAGCTACCAACACGTTGACCGATCCGTAAGTTCAAACTGTTTTCATAACTGAATTACAAAGTCTTAAGCGGCCAGGTCCATTGCACTAGTGCTGTTCAAGATTTGTTTGTTAGCCATATATTGACTTAGGAGCAAAGGGTGTCCGGTCTGAGTGTAGTGTTTGAGACTTTGTTTCATAAAGTCGAGGAAAGAAATTTTTCTTAGTTTGCAAGTGGTGTACAGGGATAAAAGGGTAGCATAAGCCTGAGCTCCTTGTGGGGATTTGCTGCCAAAAGAGACTTTTCTTTTGAGCACTCCAATGCGAATCAGGTATTCCCCATAGTTATTATGGCAGGGCACTTCAGGGTGTTGAACAAAGGTCAAAATGCGGGGTTTCTGATGGTTGATTTTTTGATGATTTGCTTCAAAATATCATTAGGATTGGCCCAATTCAATAAATCATCGAGCCTCAGATGCAGTTTTGCCAGTCTGCGCTCAAAGACCTGTTGTCCTAATTGCTGCCTTTGGGTTTGAAGCCGCTCCCCATCCCTTAATATTCTTCTAAATTTAATATAAAACTTAAAGACACTTCGCAGCTTTGGAAATGCAGCATATAACTTCCTGATTTTTCTCAGTAAGTGGGCCATGCAACTTTGTTGATCGCAAATCAAAGACAGATATGCCCCCCAACCATCTACCACCAAGACTCCCATAAAAAATTCTCCCAATATTCTACGCACCACGTCTTTGCCTCTTGACTTATCTATGGTGTAAATAGCCGAGTCATGTGTACCAAAGACCCATAACCACCAATTTTTCCCTTGCACCCGCCAGCCAGTTTCATCAGCATGCAAAATCTTAGCCTGCTTGACATCTTTCAGAATTTCATCATACACCTCTTGCATAATCTGGGCTACTCTGATTACCTGAGCACAAAGACCAGAGGTACTCATTTTTTGACCAAAAATGCTACTGAAATAAGTCGATATTCTGGTAAAAGGCAAACATAAACTGATCCAGAGGTAAATCAGGTGTACGGTTGTGTTCAGACCTATATCTGATTTGGGTAAGGCCAAATCTGTGCTCGCTGTACTTACCTTTTGACACTTTGAACAGTATTTCTTCTCTTGCAATACTTCGATTACTGCTACTTCCAGTGGCAATTCCGGTATATCTACTATGATTCTGCTTTTGCTACTCGATAAGGGTGCCACTTGGCTTAAGTCCTCCCCACAATTTCCGCACTGTTCTACCTTAGCCCTTTCCTCTCTCGTTACGGCTTTGGCTTTGGCTTGATTTCCAGACCCTTTTCTCCCTTTTTTACCCCTTCTTTTTTTTTCCCTTTTCCATCGTTGCCAACTCCCTTTTCTTCCCACTCTGCTTGCTTCGAACTGGGTTTATTGCTCTGCTTATTGACCGATTCAACTTTGGACTTCAAGGTCTGGGCTTCTAAAGCTTGGATTTGTTCTCGCAAGGACGCATTTTCTTCTGCTATAGCCGTATAGCTCTTTCGCAATTGATCTATCAGCTCTACCAACTTATTCTTTGGCAAACCCCTAAAAAAAGACAAGGTAGCTGATATGATAGATCCTATACTCATCGATTCCTTGATTGGTTTCTAATTCTAAAACCGCTGATTTTTCACAAGTTTATCAACATTTTTTCAATATTCTTACCCCTGAACTCTTTTTTTAAATTAATTCATCCCCCAACATTTCTTTTCTCCTTTTTTCGTAACTTCATCCGGTCTCTGAAATCAGTTTGAACTTACACCGATCCCTACCGACACGTTGACCGACTCATGCAAACAGGCTTTGTGCCCATGTGGAGATTTCGACAGACAGGAATGGTTAACCAAGACATTTTGGAATTCATATAATATGCCGTAACTTGCTAATAGAATCGATAGAACCGGTTGTCGAGAGATCAGAAAAATTCATTAAGGAGATTCTAATTTGAGGAAAAATTGAAAAAGGAACGCCCGCCAACAGGGCATACATCGGTCATGCTCCCTAACGGTCGCACGCCGTGTATGCTGGACGTTGGCGGGCATTAACAATATATAAAAAAAAGAGCATCAACTTGCCCACAATGAAATCTTAGGTCTGGGAATCTCGTTTTTTTCGGAGCCTTTTGGGTTTCAGGCAAAGAGGGGGAACTCGCACGGGAACGCGCGAAGCGCCCGTACAAAGAGCAGGAACTTTAGCTACCAACACGTTGACCGATCCCTACCGACACGTTGACCGATCTCCCCAAGCAGATCTTATGTTCGTGTGGAGACTTTGACAGACAGGAATGGTTAACCAAGACATTTTGGAATTCATATAATATGCAGTAACTTGCTAATAGAATCGATAGAATCGGTTGTCGAGCGATCAGAAAAATTCATTAAGGAGATTCTAATTTGAGGAAAAATTGAAAAAGGAACGCCCGCCAACAAGGCATACATCGGTCATGCTCCCTAACGGTCGCACGCCGTGTATGCTGGGACGTTAGGCTTAATTAGAAAAAATGAAAATCACTCTAATTTTAATTTCAACAATAATAATAGTCCAAATGAGTTTTGCTCAATCTGAAAACCAAGATGACCCAGGAATAAAGAAGTGGAATGAAATCCTTCCTGAATTATATGATAAGATTCAACCAAATGGTGGAAAATTGAAACACAGTATAGATAAAGACTACATTACAGACGGATTAATTCAGGGAATTATCGTTGAATTTAACGAAATGAATTTTGAATATAACGACCCTTTATATGGAGAAACAAACGCCAAAAATCATTTTCAAACGTATTTCACATTTAGTAGCTACGAAGCTAAAATGAAATTTAAAACGATTTTTGACTTAGAGGATAAGGAAATTTTTCTCGACCAAACCGAATCCCAAGGAGCATTTTCAAATTCATTTATTTTGGTAATTCCTAAACTTAAATTTGGAAGAATTATCGACGGGAAGATTGATATTGAAGTAGAATACATTCTAACTAATGGTACAGGTCTAATTTCAGGTACTTTCGAAGAACATTCTACCCTTAAAGGAAAAATAAAAACAAAGTTGGATATTGCAGATTTGATAATTTCAATTCACAAAAAATATGGTAACGTTGAGGAAGTACTCAAACATATTCCTGAAAACGAATATCGGAAAAGTGAAGTTAAACCAGCAACTCACGCTAATGTGATTCCTAGTGATTACGATTTATATCAAATACCTGTAAGAAAAGAAAACTAAGCCTAACACAGCCTAGCCGCCAAGCTGCCCTAAACGGGCAGCCTGCGGCTAGGCGAGACGTTGCATGCCATTAAAAAAAAATAGATGATAATCGAAGCTGGAAATATTGAAGAATTTTTTTTAAGAATTTTAGGTAAGAATGACCTTTTTGCTCATGACAAAACAGGGGCGATTAATAAGTTGAATAGCCTTTACCCTCAATATCAGATAGCGAATGAAATAGTTTTTAATGAAACAATAAAAATAATTGAGGAAACGCCACAAGAATTAATTGACTTGGTTCGCAATTCAATTATTGACGCTAAAAGCCTCACCACGACGCTTGCAAATCGAGATAGTCTTTCAAAAAAAGAAAAGACGATTTCAGATAAAATGAAATTTATTTCAGTTGCCTATGAATTGGCTTCATTTTTCAGATTGGGAAGCTACTTGCTTGGTGAAAGAAAAGCTCCATTAGATTCTCTGCAAAGCCCACAAAAAATATTTAAAGGATATAAAAAAATTGGAGTAGACTTTAATACAGATAAATTAAGACAAATCAGAAATGCAACAAATCATAAATTCTCAATCAAAGGAAATTGGCTAATTGATAAGGATGATACAAAAGTAATGGAAATTTCAGAGATTGATGAAATTTATAAGAAATTAGAAGATTGCTCTTCGTGGTATTTCAATTTTCTTATTTATCATTCATATTTTATCCCGAAATTTGGGTTGATACTGTTGCACACAGGTTATTATGAAATAACAGAAAACAAAAAAGAGTATGATGACTACTATCAAGGATTCAAACTTGTTGCTCCAGAGGTTTTTGAACGAAAAAAAGAAGAACCACCACCTAAACCAGTTGACAACAGCTTAATTGGAAGAGCCAAATCAAGATTAAAAGATATGCTCACGATTCGATTTACGACAACAATTAGACTTTCTAAAAACAAGTATCACAATAAGCCACTTTATCGTGAGAATCTGATGAAGATAGAAATTCACCTAAATCGACAGATTGACATTTTCAACCAACACCTAAAAGATATTCAGTCAAAATTAAATAACTCAGAAGATGTAAAAAGAATCTTGCAAACATTAGATTGGGTAAACGATAAAAGGGCGAGTTGGGTTAATCGAATAAGACAAGAAAGAATAAAAAAATGAAAACGGCATGCAACAAGGCATACATCGGTCATGCTCCCTAACGGTCGCACGCCGTGTATGCTGGACGTTGTGCGTCAGCAAAAAAATATGAGTGTCATTCTAGATAAATAAATTAAAGGAATGAATCTATTCAAAATCCATCGATAATTAATGGAGGCACTAATTCATTTGTTTATAGAAATAATTAAGATTACGATATTTACAATCGTGTATTCATTCATCATTGTAAAACTGTTAGAGGTAATAAGTAAGAAAAAACCAAGATCAAGACTTTCTTTTTACCTAAATAACAAAATAATTATTCGAGCTTTACGAGCTTTAATTAGTATTGTAATCTTTATCGGATTATTTATATGGATGTTTTCTTTTTGGGGAAATCACGGTTTTGGAGATTCCGCTAGAATTCCTGTCGGAAACAAAATTGCGGTGGAAAATATTAATTGGACAGAATATGGATACATTAAAAAAGAACAAATAAGCAATGCTGTAAATATTGAAACTACTAGGTTCAAGATAACTGGAAATAAGATACTTGGTAATTTTGATAGCGACTTCTATACTTATCAAAATAAGTATTTTATATTTAATACAGAAAATAAGTCGATGTTGGAGTTTAAAACTGTTAAAGAATTTGATTTATATACCGAGAAAAATAATCTTCCTAGTTCAGATGAACTTTTGTCATTTAGAGCGAATTATGAAAGTTATTGGCATGGATGGAGATTTTGGTTATTACCATGATAATGCAAGTTTTGAGATATGCGAATCTGGAAATATAAGCCGAACGCACAACAATGCATACCTGGTGCGACGAGCAAAGTCGCTTTTAAATACTGTTAGACCAATGAAAAGCTGAACTTACAAAAGTCGATCAAATTGGATCTAACCTGATATATTGCTATCAGTTTCCTACTCGGGGGTGCGTCGCTAGTAATGGCGAGGTGCTAAGCCCTGAGGACATCAAAGCTCTCCTTGGTAATCAAGATAAGCAGCGACCGAGAGGTCAAAGCGAAAACTGCTAGTCTTTTGCGGTGAGAGGAAGCGGAAGGAATGGTATGCGTAATAAATGTGAATCACTGTAAGCCTCGTTACTCCCGATGAATCGGGACAAGATTTGGAGCGGCGGAAAAGACTAACCTTAGAATGCTTTGGTATAGCAAGCTAAAACCGCCGTAGTCAAAAACGACAAGGGGTATGGTCATAGAGTTCGGATACTCACTATGCGCAATCTATTATTCCCCCGAGGTAAAGGTGGACGCTAACCCATTCAGTATTAAAAGCGGAACTCGGTAAGCCTGTATCTGTCCACAAAAGAGTGGTAGGAAGGGAGTAATCCCCGACGAAGGAGGTGCAGGTAAAGGATGCTGGAAAAAGCGAATGTCCTGTTGTAATGACAGGGATAGGAGTTGAGATTTTTTTTGGTGTAAGAACGAAAAGGGTCAACATTACTCCCAGCGAAAGCTGTGCAGACTTCCTATGCAGGTGCTCTATTACGAGAAATTACAAGGACGTACATTGTTGAGGAAAGCAAAGGATGTGGCGATAGATTTCAGTTAAACGATTTATCAAAGCAGTGCACCTTGATCGATGCCAAACTTCTGAACTTTCATCGACTGAATGAAATTCAGGATATTCGTAAGTACATGGTGTAATATTATCGTAAAATCGAATTGCTTGCACAATTCGGTGCGCTGACAAAGGCGTTAGGAGTGCTTGAGCCGTGTGCGGGAAAACTCGCATGCACGGTTCTTAGGGGGGAAAGGGCAGTAATGCCCCTACCTACCCGACCCCATAGCCAGCAAAAGCTGGCTACGTCAGGTATGCTGGACGTTAGATGCAACGCCCCAATCCGAAAAACCAACCCGCAAAGGCAGCGCGCGGGTGGGGACAGCTGAGCCCTGCCGCAGAGCTTACGGGCATCAGCCGCAGCATCTAACAACTGCATATACAATCATGCTCACTAAACGTTTAGCACGAATGTATATGCGCGGGCGTTAGCGGGCATTAAAATATATAAAAAAAAGAGCATCAACTTGCCCACAATGAAATCTTAGGTCTGGGAATCTCGTTTTTTTCGGAGCCTTTTGGGTTTCAGGCAAAGAGGGGTAACTCGCACGGGGAACGCGCGAAGCGCCCGTACAAAGAGCAGGAACTTTAGCTACCAACACGTTGACCGACCCCTACCGATACGTTGACCGACTCAAGCAAACAGGTCTTGTGCCCATGTGAATATTTCGACAGACAGGAATGGTTAACCAAGACATTTTGGAATTTATATAATATGGCGTAACTTGCTAATAGAATCGATAGAATCGGTTGTCGAGAGATCAGAAAAATTCATTAAGGAGCTTCTAATTTGAAGAAAAATTGAAAAAGGAACGCCCGCCAACAGGGCATACATCGGTCATGCTCCCTAACGGTCGCACGCCGTGTATGCTGGACGTTCGCTTCCATGAATAAAAAAATAGAAATCCAAGATGTCGGTGAAATCGAAAAATAGAGAAGTAAAAAAGATATTGATAAGTTTCTTGATTTCGATTCCGACAACAATAGGAATGATAAAAGTAATTGAGAATAAATGGGAAGTAATATTTTGGACTTACATGGGAATAGGAACATTGTCAGCGATAATTACTCGATGGTATGGATTTGACAATAAGAAAAGTAAGTTTCTCAAAACAGTTGAATATATCTTTTGGGTTTCTGCGATAACGCTTTTTTCAATGGGGGTATGGATTTACTTTTTGGGCAAATAAAATTAGAATCAAAATGAAGAAACTCGAAATTGACGGTGGAAGGTTTTCTAATTTAAAAGGCTTTTACGATGAAATAGAAAGAGGACTGACAAGCGGATTAGATTGGAAAATCGGAAGAAATCTTGATGCATTTGATGATGTCTTGGAAGGAGGCTTTGGAATGCACGATTATGGAGAAGATGCTGAATTGATTTGGATG containing:
- a CDS encoding type II toxin-antitoxin system death-on-curing family toxin, whose protein sequence is MDTCIYFDLEHAIRTHDFIIENSGGNPGIIELGKVESVLEHIQNDLYYPEFEDKLTHLVFSVNKFHAFNDGNKRTSIALGAYLLEINGIEYCIDKFIIEMENISVYVADNKIDKELLREIIGSILIEEDFNEELKLKIIDALSE
- a CDS encoding transposase, translating into MTFVQHPEVPCHNNYGEYLIRIGVLKRKVSFGSKSPQGAQAYATLLSLYTTCKLRKISFLDFMKQSLKHYTQTGHPLLLSQYMANKQILNSTSAMDLAA
- a CDS encoding transposase translates to MAPLSSSKSRIIVDIPELPLEVAVIEVLQEKKYCSKCQKVSTASTDLALPKSDIGLNTTVHLIYLWISLCLPFTRISTYFSSIFGQKMSTSGLCAQVIRVAQIMQEVYDEILKDVKQAKILHADETGWRVQGKNWWLWVFGTHDSAIYTIDKSRGKDVVRRILGEFFMGVLVVDGWGAYLSLICDQQSCMAHLLRKIRKLYAAFPKLRSVFKFYIKFRRILRDGERLQTQRQQLGQQVFERRLAKLHLRLDDLLNWANPNDILKQIIKKSTIRNPAF